In the genome of Sebastes umbrosus isolate fSebUmb1 chromosome 14, fSebUmb1.pri, whole genome shotgun sequence, one region contains:
- the LOC119502369 gene encoding ATP-sensitive inward rectifier potassium channel 12-like, translating to MGTSRSNRFSNVSEFLPEEARQKISSLGLHNGHGSPSLRLHSPFDAETEDSRRRSGASASEPSARGQGGMNNYNGKVLTRGSGQARSRFVKKNGQCNVLFTNMDEKRQRYLADIFTTCVDTRWRYLLLIFCVSFLVSWLFFGIIFYSVALVHGDFEEQPTVKGDGLAVGMAGLYGPTSGHTSGGQPQRMPCILHVHGFVGALLFSMETQTTIGYGWRCVTEECPAAVITVVVQSIVGCIIDSFMIGTIMAKMARPKKRNQTLMFSKNAVIALRDGKLCLMWRVGNLRKSHIVEAHVRAQLIRSYVTAEGEYIPLEQMDLNVGYDEGTDRLFLVSPLVIIHEIDKDSPLYTLSRADLEADDFEIVVILEGMVEATAMTTQFRSSYVAREVFWGHRFEPVIYEDRDRYKVDYSRFHQTYEVPSTPHLSAKELDEAASRAASPAFASRSSQDLIPRSLSAFCYENEVALSCGEDEDDIFDSQIVGKERAEDRRTSVSVDFQNMFQDTATMTSGSHSVMCVMDMDNNQMEFDILQTAIPLDPVTYKSEQET from the exons ATGGGAACAAGTAGGTCCAACAG GTTCAGCAATGTGTCAGAGTTTTTACCAGAGGAGGCCCGCCAGAAGATCTCTAGCTTAGGACTCCATAACGGCCACGGTTCCCCCAGCTTGCGACTACACTCGCCCTTCGACGCGGAGACAGAAGACAGTAGGAGGAGGTCGGGAGCCTCTGCTTCCGAGCCCAGCGCAAGGGGACAAGGAGGGATGAACAACTACAACGGGAAGGTTCTGACAAGGGGCTCCGGACAAGCACGGAGCCGGTTTGTAAAGAAAAATGGACAATGTAATGTTCTGTTCACCAACATGGATGAAAAGAGGCAGCGCTACCTGGCCGACATCTTCACCACCTGCGTGGACACCCGCTGGAGATACCTGCTGCTTATATTCTGCGTCAGCTTCCTGGTCTCGTGGCTTTTCTTTGGCATTATCTTTTACAGTGTCGCCCTGGTACATGGCGACTTTGAGGAGCAACCGACGGTGAAGGGTGATGGGCTGGCGGTGGGGATGGCGGGGCTTTATGGGCCCACCTCTGGACACACATCTGGAGGGCAGCCACAAAGGATGCCCTGCATACTTCATGTCCATGGCTTTGTTGGGGCGCTCCTGTTCTCCATGGAGACCCAGACCACCATTGGTTACGGCTGGCGCTGCGTTACTGAGGAGTGCCCCGCCGCTGTCATAACAGTAGTCGTCCAGTCCATTGTGGGCTGCATCATTGACTCTTTCATGATTGGCACCATCATGGCCAAGATGGCGCGGCCAAAGAAGAGGAACCAGACCCTTATGTTCTCCAAAAATGCTGTCATTGCCCTTCGCGATGGCAAGCTGTGCCTCATGTGGAGGGTGGGCAACCTGCGGAAGAGCCACATCGTAGAGGCGCATGTCCGTGCCCAGCTCATACGTTCTTACGTCACAGCTGAGGGCGAGTACATTCCCTTGGAGCAGATGGACCTCAACGTGGGCTATGATGAGGGCACAGACCGTCTGTTCCTAGTATCCCCGCTGGTTATAATCCACGAGATAGATAAAGACAGCCCCTTGTATACTTTAAGCCGAGCTGATCTGGAGGCAGATGACTTTGAGATTGTCGTGATCTTGGAGGGGATGGTGGAGGCCACGGCCATGACCACCCAGTTTCGTAGCTCCTACGTCGCCAGAGAGGTCTTCTGGGGTCACAGGTTTGAGCCTGTGATCTACGAGGACCGTGACCGCTACAAGGTAGACTACAGTCGCTTCCACCAGACCTACGAGGTGCCGTCAACGCCCCACCTCAGCGCCAAAGAGCTCGACGAGGCCGCGAGTCGGGCCGCTTCTCCCGCCTTTGCATCTAGATCCTCGCAAGACTTGATTCCAAGGTCGCTGAGCGCCTTTTGTTACGAGAACGAGGTGGCGCTGAGCTGTGGGGAGGACGAGGACGACATCTTCGACTCCCAGATTGTGGGGAAGGAGAGGGCCGAGGATAGGAGGACTTCAGTTTCTGTAGACTTCCAAAATATGTTCCAGGACACTGCGACCATGACATCAGGCAGTCATAGCGTCATGTGTGTTATGGACATGGACAATAATCAGATGGAGTTTGACATCCTACAGACTGCCATCCCCCTTGATCCAGTGACCTATAAGAGTGAGCAAGAGACCTAA
- the LOC119501631 gene encoding GTPase IMAP family member 7-like produces the protein MSSSENAESHKACEASPPTSEAKPLRIVLLGRTGTGRSSSGNTILGRSAFWVNVSPCSVTTQCTRQTGTVDGRGISVIDTPGFLHTHLSPEEVMAEVGRCVVLSSPGPHAFVVTLQPGRFTQEERDALEWIKASFGPEATRYTLVLFTWGDQLHGKRIEDFLGESDELSEFVSSCHGGYHLFDNSEQDKTTECESQQVVQLLEKIDKTVANNGGGCYSNDMFKKAERVIREAQVRILEERGHEVESPQKAAEEEQRPERGEEEERRRRREEEEERKRAERLFWSELVTAVGKGAAEGAGIMGKDEGKGKVVKKVKVVERAAALAASPFSITSAAKAVGGAVREGGKVLYKHRKTFLKTPR, from the exons ATGTCGTCATCTGAAAATGCTGAGTCACATAAAG CCTGTGAAGCATCGCCCCCTACATCAGAGGCTAAACCCCTGAGGATCGTCCTGTTGGGGAGGACAGGAACCGGCAGAAGCTCCTCAGGCAACACCATCCTGGGCAGGTCCGCCTTCTGGGTCAACGTCTCCCCCTGTTCTGTCACCACACAGTGCACGAGACAGACCGGGACCGTAGACGGGCGGGGCATCTCTGTGATTGACACTCCGGGGTTCTTGCACACTCACCTGTCCCCCGAGGAGGTCATGGCAGAGGTGGGACGGTGCGTTGTCCTGTCCTCCCCGGGACCCCACGCCTTCGTGGTGACCCTGCAGCCTGGCAGGTTCACCCAGGAGGAGAGGGACGCCTTGGAGTGGATCAAGGCTTCGTTTGGACCTGAAGCCACCAGGTACACCCTGGTGTTGTTCACCTGGGGAGACCAGTTGCACGGCAAACGCATCGAGGACTTCCTGGGAGAGAGCGACGAGCTGTCGGAATTTGTCAGCAGCTGCCACGGAGGCTATCACCTCTTTGATAACAGTGAACAGGACAAGACAACGGAGTGCGAGTCACAACAGGTCGTACAGCTCCTGGAGAAGATAGACAAGACTGTGGCGAACAACGGAGGCGGTTGCTATAGCAACGACATGTTCAAGAAGGCCGAGAGGGTCATCAGGGAGGCGCAAGTGAGGATTCTGGAAGAAAGAGGACACGAGGTGGAGTCCCCACAGAAGGCGGctgaagaggagcagagaccagagaggggggaagaggaggagaggaggaggaggagggaggaagaggaggagaggaaaagggcGGAGAGGCTGTTCTGGTCCGAGCTGGTGACCGCGGTGGGGAAAGGTGCCGCGGAGGGGGCAGGGATCATGGGGAAAGACGAAGGGAAAGGGAAGGTCGTGAAGAAGGTGAAGGTGGTGGAGAGGGCGGCAGCTCTGGCAGCGTCGCCGTTCTCCATCACCTCAGCTGCTAAAGCGGTGGGAGGAGCTGTGAGAGAAGGAGGCAAGGTGTTATATAAACACAGAAAGACGTTCCTGAAAACTCCTCGTTGA
- the kdelr3 gene encoding ER lumen protein-retaining receptor 3, whose amino-acid sequence MNVFRLAGDVSHLVAIIILLLKIWRSRSCAGISGKSQVLFALVFTTRYLDLFTIFISPYNTVMKVVFLALSYATVYLIYMRFRNTYDADNDTFRVEFLLVPVVGLSFLENYAFTPLEILWTFSIFLEAVAIMPQLFMITKTGEAESITTHYLFFLGLYRALYIANWVWRYHTEGFFDQIAVVSGVVQTIFYCDFFYLYVTRVLRGRGKMSLPMPI is encoded by the exons ATGAATGTCTTTCGTCTGGCGGGTGACGTGTCACATCTGGTGGCTATCATTATCCTGCTGCTGAAGATATGGAGGTCCAGGTCCTGTGCTG GCATCTCTGGGAAGTCTCAGGTGCTGTTTGCACTTGTCTTCACCACCAGGTACCTTGACCTGTTCACCATTTTCATCTCTCCTTACAACACGGTCATGAAG GTGGTGTTCCTGGCTCTGTCCTATGCTACAGTATACCTGATCTACATGCGCTTCAGGAACACGTACGATGCTGACAACGACACGTTCCGTGTTGAGTTCCTGTTGGTGCCAGTCGTCGGGCTGTCTTTCCTGGAAAACTATGCTTTCACCCCACTGGAG ATCCTGTGGACCTTCTCCATCTTCCTGGAGGCGGTGGCCATAATGCCGCAGCTTTTCATGATCACCAAGACCGGCGAGGCGGAGTCCATCACCACCCACTACCTGTTCTTCCTCGGCCTCTACCGAGCCCTCTACATAGCCAACTGGGTGTGGCGTTACCACACCGAGGGCTTCTTCGACCAGATCGCCGTGGTGTCCGGCGTCGTGCAGACCATCTTCTACTGCGATTTCTTCTACCTTTACGTCACAAGGG TGCTTCGAGGAAGAGGAAAGATGAGCCTGCCGATGCCCATTTAA